CCCCAGATAGAGTGGTCTTTTTTCCACCAATCTATGAATATCGTATCCAATACCGACCATGGAGTAATTTTATTCGTTAATGATGAAAAGTCAACAAGTTATTGGGCTAATTCTTCCTCACTTTTTGTCAAATTATTTTTATGCACTGGATTATTAGAGGTAGCCGCACCCTTCAGGGTGCGAAATACCCTGGGATTTAAAAAAATTTATCCGCAGGCTAAAGCCTGCGCCTTCCATTTTACCGGTTACCACCCTTCATAAGAAATAAAAAATATGGAGAACTAAGGGAACATTGCCCTTGACAGATAAAAAATTTTGTGTAGAATAATTGTATGATTAAATCCCAGAGAGCAGCTGCGAAATCAACGACTTATAATCATTATCTTATCATCAGTTCGGAGTCGGTATTGATCAATAATACAATCGAAGAAATAAAAAAATCTTTGAATGTGGATGAGAATTTTGATGTTGAAATCTGTTCCATTACAGAGCAGGAATATTCTGATATTATTAACAAAATATACACTGCGCCTTTTGTATCACCTAAAAGGGTTGTGGTATTGAAAAATATTGAGCGAGAGGATTTAAATCATTTGCGGGAGTTTGCCCGATTACTTCCCGCGGTGCCACCTTCGTGCTGTTTGATAATGGTTTATAAGATTGAAGATAAACAATCCAAGAAACGCAATCTTGAGAATTTTAAAAAAGTTTGTGAAATTTTTCCTCAAGCCCACAGTGTGACATTAATTCCAGATGAAGCGACTGTTTATCATTGGATCTTGAAAAAATTACATAATATGGGACTTAAAGACCGACCGGAGTTGGTGGCTTATTTGATG
The nucleotide sequence above comes from candidate division WOR-3 bacterium. Encoded proteins:
- the holA gene encoding DNA polymerase III subunit delta produces the protein MIKSQRAAAKSTTYNHYLIISSESVLINNTIEEIKKSLNVDENFDVEICSITEQEYSDIINKIYTAPFVSPKRVVVLKNIEREDLNHLREFARLLPAVPPSCCLIMVYKIEDKQSKKRNLENFKKVCEIFPQAHSVTLIPDEATVYHWILKKLHNMGLKDRPELVAYLMEEFTDDLTGLKNELQKIENYLFQMQEIDIRRMKELAPGLTDDNIYLIANKFFQSNPEALKDFVRAEVYLRTSLPMIGLLARMLCDYATRYRNDMWIRRLGTELAYLDNRAKHGSEFLELNMEIFFIKNLGINQRSKS